TACGAGCACATGGATCCCGAGGCGATCGGCAACAAAAGGCGGGTCCTGGTGTCAGAACTTTCCGGTCTGGCGAATTTAGTATATAAGTACCGGGAGTTCAACCTGGACTTGGAACAGCCCAGGGAGGAAACGCGGCGCCTCCTGCAGGACCTCAAGGAGCTTGAGAACCAGGGCTTCCAGTTCGAGGGCGCCGAGGGCTCCTTCGAGCTGCTGGTACGCCGGGCCTGCAACGGCTACCAGAAGCCGTTCGCCCTGGAGAGCCTGCGCCTGATCATCGAGCTGAAAGAGGACCGCCACATCTCCTCCGAGGCGACCATCAAGCTGCGCGTGGGCGACAGGACCGTGCACACCGCCGCCGAGGGGAACGGTCCGGTCAACGCCCTGGACGCCGCGCTGCGCAAGGCGCTCGAGTCCTTCTACCCGGAGATCGCGCGCATGCACCTCATCGACTACAAGGTGCGCGTCCTGAACGAGAAGGCCGGCACCGAGGCCGTGGTCCGCGTCCTGATCGAGACCGGCGACGGGCAGCGCTCCTGGGGCACGGTGGGCGTCTCGGCCAACATCATCGAGGCCAGCTGGCAGGCCCTGGCCGACAGCCTGGCCTACGGCCTCCTTAAGGCCGCCGAGGGCGGTGATGAAACGGAGGAATAAAAACCCAAGAGTTTGCTCCCCGCATCCCTGACATGGCAGACGTCGCATGCATAACATAAATCAGGCTATTGAAGAAAACCTTCACCACGTGATAGAGTTGTACTATCGGGAATAGGGGCGATATTTCGAGCGATGGGCAGAATGTTCGGCACCGACGGCGTGCGCGGCGTCGCCAACCGTGACCTGACTCCCGAGCTGGCCTTCAAGCTGGGCCGGACGGGTGCATATATCCTAACCAGCGAAACAGGGGCGCGTTCCATCGTCATCGGGCGCGACACGCGCCTGTCCGGCGACATGCTGGAGGCCGCCCTGGTCGCCGGCATCTGCTCGGTCGGCGTCGACGTCTGGCGCGTCGGCGTCATGCCCACCCCGGCCGTGGCCTACCTCACCCGCGCCCTCGGGGCGGGGGCCGGCGTCGTCATCTCCGCTTCACACAACCCCTTCCAGGACAACGGCATCAAGTTCTTCGGCGCCAACGGCTACAAACTGCCCGACGCCATCGAGGACGAGATCGAGGCCCTGGTGGCCGACCCGCGCAACGGGCTGCCTTCGCCGACGGGCGCCGGCGTCGGCCGGGTGCGCCGGGTAACCGACGCCGCCGACCGCTACCTGGCCTTTGCCCGTTCCGCCGGCCCGGCGGACCTCTCGGGCCTGCGCGTCGTCGTCGACTGCGCCAACGGCGCCGCCAGCCGACTGGCCCCGGGACTGCTGCGCGACCTGGGCGCCACGGTCATCCCCCTGGCCTGCGAACCCGACGGGGCGAACATCAACGTCGACTGCGGCTCCACCCACCCGGAACACCTCCGCGCCGCCGTACGGGAGGCCGGGGCCGACCTGGGCCTGGCCTACGACGGAGACGCCGACCGGCTGATCGCCATTGACGGGACGGGCGAGGTCGTGGACGGGGACCGGATCATGGTCATCTGCGCCCGCCACCTCAAAGAGCGCGGGCTGTTGAAGGAGAACACCGTCGTCGTGACCGTCATGAGCAACCTGGGCCTGCACCTGGCCCTGCGGGACAGCGGCATCCGGGTGCTCCAGACTGCGGTGGGCGACCGCTACGTCCTGGAGGAGATGCTCCGCGTGGGGGCCTGCCTGGGCGGTGAGCAGTCCGGGCACATCATCTTCCTCGACCACAACACCACCGGCGACGGCATCCTGACGACGATGAAACTGCTCCAGGTGATGGCCGAGACGCAAAAACCGCTTTCCGAACTGGCGGCGCAGATGGAGTGCCTGCCCCAGATCCTCGAAAACGTGCGCGTGCGCGACAAGGGCCGCGTCATGACCAGCCCGCGCCTGCAG
This region of Thermoanaerobacterales bacterium genomic DNA includes:
- the glmM gene encoding phosphoglucosamine mutase → MGRMFGTDGVRGVANRDLTPELAFKLGRTGAYILTSETGARSIVIGRDTRLSGDMLEAALVAGICSVGVDVWRVGVMPTPAVAYLTRALGAGAGVVISASHNPFQDNGIKFFGANGYKLPDAIEDEIEALVADPRNGLPSPTGAGVGRVRRVTDAADRYLAFARSAGPADLSGLRVVVDCANGAASRLAPGLLRDLGATVIPLACEPDGANINVDCGSTHPEHLRAAVREAGADLGLAYDGDADRLIAIDGTGEVVDGDRIMVICARHLKERGLLKENTVVVTVMSNLGLHLALRDSGIRVLQTAVGDRYVLEEMLRVGACLGGEQSGHIIFLDHNTTGDGILTTMKLLQVMAETQKPLSELAAQMECLPQILENVRVRDKGRVMTSPRLQEAVRRQEEEMRGQGRILVRPSGTEPLVRVMVEGRDPELLMRVVNDLVQVVGEIDNDGGGEAWPQASA